Proteins from a single region of Verrucosispora sp. NA02020:
- a CDS encoding ATP-dependent DNA helicase has translation MQAYRLVRRSGGPTQENDPATGHSPDLAGPPSAPAPASAPAPAPASGGEQTSADPRQAEVVAHTDGPMLVLGGPGTGKTHTLVEAVAARVEEGVDPERVLVLTFSRRGAVDLRHRIEARIAANGRRVVREPLVRTFPAYAFGLLRRAAAERGEPSPRLLTGPEQDLIIRELLDVVGEEPGDEPGGWPEELRPALRTRAFAAQLRDLLMRAAERGVGPVELARLGERLGRADWPAAARFLREYVAVLALRDVANRGSVAYDPAELVRAATGLLRDDAEVLASERRRLAYVYVDELADTDPAQLDLLDTVAGGGTPLVAFADPDSSTYAFRGTDPAGVTTFPHRFRTASGAPAAQVLLTTSYRAGERLLAAASRLGRRLRGPAAHRRLHPLPDTPPGTVEVRTFRSATSEAAWLAHALREAHLLGGVPWARMAVLVRSTGRQLPGLRRALHAAGVPTVVHGEDLPLHLQPAVAPLLLLLRCASEPERLDEEAAVALLHSPLGGADPLAERRLRQGLRALALAGGDRRPSGELIVEALQDPAELAGVERRWAESAQTVAGLLAVARETAGRPGATVEDVLWAVWQASGLAELWSAALARGPAVAGEGDLARRRRAEAADRDLDAVLVLFDAAARFTDRLPGARTEVFLDHVLAQELPADTLASSADRGDAVRLLTAHAAKGLEWDLVAVAGVQEGVWPDLRLRGSLLGSERLVDVMTGRADGAGEVATLVGQTSALLDEERRLFHVAVTRARRRLLVSAVASAAVGGDDHEEQPSRFLYELGPTDPPGDGPTPNPDGPPPPASPEPSTPGAGSGAPQVDDRHDAQHQEDAPDRDDAPDRDDGVGPRTLPLSRPPRALTLPALVAELRTAVADPAASTARRRAAAAELARLAAAGVAGAHPDDWWGLRPLSDDRPLVDEGEPVRVTPSAMESALRCSLRWLLERHGGSPPASAAQGVGNLVHAAAMLAEDASADRGALLDYVAARFDAIELAARWMVGPERTRAEAMVDKLLRWLAANPRRLLAIEHEFAVRLDDPHRPIELVGRVDRLEVDADGRLVVVDLKTGKSTAVTERDLAEHPQLGAYQAAVEAGAFAEYGDEPGGATLVQLGTGARDAREQAQAASTDGPEAGWATALVRRTADTMAAATFAAVANSKCRVCPVRTSCPVSGQGRQVVEPPTVRRPEHQE, from the coding sequence ATGCAGGCGTACCGGTTGGTGCGTCGGTCCGGCGGGCCGACCCAGGAGAACGACCCGGCCACCGGGCATTCTCCGGACCTGGCCGGCCCGCCGTCCGCACCCGCGCCCGCGTCCGCACCCGCACCCGCACCCGCGTCCGGCGGGGAGCAGACGTCGGCGGATCCTCGGCAGGCCGAGGTCGTGGCACACACCGACGGGCCGATGCTCGTCCTCGGAGGACCGGGCACCGGGAAGACCCACACGCTCGTCGAGGCGGTGGCCGCCCGGGTCGAGGAGGGGGTCGATCCGGAGCGGGTCCTGGTGCTCACCTTCAGTCGCCGGGGCGCAGTCGACCTGCGGCACCGGATCGAGGCGCGGATCGCCGCGAACGGGCGGCGGGTGGTGCGGGAGCCGCTGGTGCGGACCTTCCCGGCGTACGCCTTCGGGTTGTTGCGGCGGGCCGCCGCCGAGCGGGGTGAGCCGTCGCCACGGCTGCTCACCGGTCCGGAACAGGATCTGATCATCCGTGAGTTGCTGGACGTGGTGGGGGAGGAGCCCGGCGACGAACCGGGTGGCTGGCCGGAGGAGTTGCGACCGGCACTGCGTACCCGGGCGTTCGCCGCCCAGCTCCGCGACCTGCTGATGCGGGCGGCGGAGCGGGGCGTCGGTCCGGTCGAGCTGGCCCGGCTCGGCGAGCGGCTCGGCCGCGCCGACTGGCCGGCCGCCGCCCGCTTCCTGCGTGAGTACGTCGCGGTGCTGGCGCTGCGGGACGTCGCCAACCGGGGCTCGGTCGCGTACGACCCGGCGGAGCTGGTCCGGGCGGCGACCGGTCTGCTGCGCGACGACGCGGAGGTGCTGGCGTCCGAGCGGCGTCGTCTGGCGTACGTCTACGTCGACGAGCTGGCCGACACCGACCCCGCGCAGCTCGACCTGTTGGACACGGTCGCCGGGGGCGGCACGCCGCTGGTGGCCTTCGCCGATCCCGACTCCTCCACGTACGCCTTCCGGGGCACCGATCCGGCCGGTGTGACGACGTTCCCGCACCGGTTCCGCACCGCCTCCGGTGCGCCGGCCGCGCAGGTGCTGCTCACCACCAGTTACCGCGCGGGGGAGCGGCTGCTCGCTGCCGCGTCCCGGCTGGGTCGACGGTTGCGTGGTCCGGCGGCACACCGTCGGCTGCACCCGTTGCCCGACACGCCACCGGGCACCGTCGAGGTCCGGACCTTCCGTTCGGCCACCAGCGAGGCGGCCTGGCTGGCACACGCGCTGCGCGAGGCGCACCTGCTCGGCGGCGTGCCCTGGGCCCGGATGGCGGTGCTGGTCCGTTCCACCGGGCGGCAACTGCCCGGGTTGCGGCGGGCGCTGCACGCCGCCGGCGTACCGACCGTGGTGCACGGCGAGGACCTGCCGTTGCACCTGCAACCGGCGGTCGCGCCGCTGCTGCTGCTGTTGCGCTGCGCGTCGGAGCCGGAGCGGCTGGACGAGGAGGCCGCCGTCGCGTTGCTGCACTCGCCGCTCGGCGGTGCCGATCCGCTGGCGGAGCGCCGGCTGCGGCAGGGCCTACGCGCGCTCGCCCTGGCCGGCGGCGACCGTCGGCCCTCCGGCGAGCTGATCGTCGAGGCGTTGCAGGACCCGGCCGAGCTGGCCGGGGTGGAGCGGCGCTGGGCCGAGTCGGCGCAGACGGTGGCCGGGCTGCTGGCGGTGGCCCGCGAGACGGCCGGTCGACCGGGCGCCACCGTCGAGGACGTCCTCTGGGCGGTCTGGCAGGCCAGCGGGCTGGCCGAGCTGTGGTCCGCCGCGCTGGCCCGGGGACCGGCCGTGGCCGGTGAGGGCGACCTGGCCCGGCGGCGTCGGGCCGAGGCGGCCGACCGGGACCTGGACGCGGTGCTGGTGCTCTTCGACGCCGCCGCCCGGTTCACCGACCGTTTACCGGGCGCGCGGACCGAGGTCTTCCTCGACCATGTGCTCGCCCAGGAACTCCCCGCCGACACGCTCGCCTCCTCCGCCGACCGGGGCGACGCGGTACGCCTGCTCACCGCGCACGCCGCGAAGGGCCTGGAGTGGGATCTGGTCGCCGTCGCCGGGGTGCAGGAGGGCGTCTGGCCGGACCTGCGGTTGCGCGGCAGCCTGCTCGGCTCGGAACGGCTGGTCGACGTGATGACCGGCCGGGCGGACGGTGCCGGGGAGGTCGCCACCCTGGTCGGACAGACCTCCGCGTTGCTCGACGAGGAACGGCGGCTGTTCCACGTCGCGGTGACCCGGGCCCGGCGGCGACTGCTGGTCAGCGCCGTCGCGTCGGCGGCCGTCGGCGGCGACGACCACGAGGAGCAGCCCAGCCGCTTCCTCTACGAACTCGGGCCGACCGATCCACCCGGCGACGGACCCACCCCGAACCCCGATGGGCCACCGCCGCCCGCTTCTCCGGAGCCGTCGACGCCCGGAGCGGGCAGCGGAGCGCCGCAGGTCGACGACAGGCACGACGCTCAGCACCAGGAGGACGCTCCGGACCGGGACGATGCTCCGGACCGGGACGACGGGGTCGGGCCACGGACGCTGCCGTTGAGTCGGCCGCCCCGGGCGTTGACCCTGCCCGCGCTGGTGGCGGAGCTGCGTACCGCGGTGGCCGACCCGGCGGCGTCGACCGCCCGGCGGCGGGCGGCAGCGGCCGAGCTGGCCCGACTCGCCGCCGCCGGGGTCGCCGGCGCGCACCCGGACGACTGGTGGGGGCTGCGACCGCTCTCCGACGACCGGCCGCTGGTGGACGAGGGGGAGCCGGTCCGGGTGACGCCGTCGGCGATGGAGAGCGCGCTGCGGTGCAGCCTGCGCTGGCTGCTGGAACGGCACGGCGGGAGCCCACCGGCCAGCGCCGCCCAGGGGGTCGGCAACCTGGTGCACGCGGCGGCGATGCTCGCCGAGGACGCCAGCGCGGACCGGGGCGCGCTGCTGGACTACGTGGCTGCCCGGTTCGACGCGATCGAGCTGGCCGCGCGGTGGATGGTCGGGCCGGAGCGGACCCGCGCCGAGGCGATGGTGGACAAGCTGCTGCGCTGGCTGGCCGCCAATCCGCGCCGGCTGCTCGCCATCGAGCACGAGTTCGCGGTACGCCTGGACGATCCGCACCGGCCGATCGAGCTGGTCGGGCGGGTGGACCGGCTGGAGGTCGACGCGGACGGCCGGCTGGTGGTGGTGGACCTCAAGACCGGCAAGTCCACCGCCGTGACCGAGCGGGACCTGGCCGAGCACCCGCAGCTCGGCGCATACCAGGCGGCGGTGGAGGCGGGGGCGTTCGCCGAGTACGGCGACGAGCCCGGCGGGGCGACGCTGGTGCAGCTCGGCACCGGCGCGCGGGACGCCCGGGAGCAGGCGCAGGCCGCGTCGACCGACGGACCCGAGGCCGGCTGGGCGACCGCGCTGGTCCGGCGGACCGCCGATACGATGGCCGCCGCCACCTTCGCCGCGGTCGCCAACTCGAAGTGCCGGGTCTGCCCGGTGCGGACCAGCTGCCCGGTCTCCGGGCAGGGACGGCAGGTGGTCGAGCCACCGACCGTCCGGCGACCGGAGCACCAGGAGTGA
- a CDS encoding TIGR00730 family Rossman fold protein has protein sequence MAAICVFCASSRTLDQRWLDLAEATGAELARRGHTLVSGGGRVGMMGALVEGARAAGGRTVGIIPQVLVDLEVADVASDELLITDSMASRKVLMVEKSDAFLTLPGGLGTLDELFEVWTTATLALHRKPMVMVDTDGFYTPLMDWLRAVTDQSFLKPAGFDLVQVADTVPTALDVIEAALT, from the coding sequence GTGGCGGCGATCTGCGTGTTCTGCGCCTCCTCCCGTACCCTCGACCAACGGTGGCTCGACCTCGCCGAGGCCACCGGCGCGGAACTCGCCCGACGAGGGCACACGCTGGTCAGCGGAGGTGGTCGCGTCGGCATGATGGGCGCGCTGGTCGAGGGGGCCCGCGCGGCCGGCGGCCGGACCGTCGGGATCATCCCGCAGGTGCTGGTCGACCTGGAGGTCGCCGACGTCGCCTCCGACGAACTGCTGATCACCGACTCGATGGCCAGCCGCAAGGTCCTCATGGTCGAGAAGTCGGACGCGTTCCTCACCCTGCCCGGTGGCTTGGGCACCCTCGACGAACTCTTCGAGGTCTGGACCACCGCCACCCTGGCCCTGCACCGCAAACCGATGGTGATGGTGGACACCGACGGGTTCTACACCCCGTTGATGGACTGGCTGCGCGCGGTCACCGACCAGAGCTTCCTCAAGCCCGCCGGCTTCGATCTCGTCCAGGTCGCCGACACCGTCCCCACCGCCCTCGACGTCATCGAGGCAGCCCTCACCTAG
- a CDS encoding TIGR00730 family Rossman fold protein, producing MTQSNRREPGRERHRGAVTLRRQAITTSTADQGLLDSRTRADWKTKDAWRALRILSEFVEGFDTLADLPPAVSVFGSARSKPDSPECQLAEALGAALARAGYAVITGGGPGVMEAANRGASEAGGHSVGLGIELPFEQGINEWVDLAIDFRYFFARKTMFVKYAQAFVVLPGGFGTMDELFEALTLVQTGKVTRFPVVLMGAEYWQGLLDWLRDTMAAEGKIGPVDLELICVTDDVAAAVRHIVEAEAALNTEQEAVRADAVARTAADQQAAAESAERAEQAER from the coding sequence ATGACTCAGAGCAACCGCCGCGAACCAGGACGGGAGCGGCACCGCGGCGCCGTCACACTGCGCCGCCAGGCGATCACCACCAGCACAGCGGACCAAGGGCTACTGGATTCGCGGACCCGCGCGGACTGGAAGACCAAGGACGCCTGGCGGGCGCTACGGATACTCTCCGAATTCGTCGAAGGCTTCGACACCCTCGCCGACCTGCCGCCCGCCGTCAGCGTCTTCGGTAGCGCCCGGAGCAAGCCGGACAGCCCGGAGTGCCAGCTCGCCGAGGCGCTCGGCGCGGCCCTGGCCCGTGCCGGCTACGCGGTGATCACCGGGGGTGGACCCGGCGTGATGGAGGCGGCCAACCGGGGCGCGAGCGAGGCCGGTGGGCACTCCGTCGGTCTCGGCATCGAACTCCCCTTCGAGCAGGGCATCAACGAGTGGGTCGACCTGGCCATCGACTTCCGCTACTTCTTCGCCCGCAAGACCATGTTCGTCAAGTACGCCCAGGCGTTCGTCGTGCTGCCCGGCGGCTTCGGCACGATGGACGAGCTGTTCGAGGCGCTCACCCTGGTGCAGACCGGCAAGGTGACCCGGTTCCCGGTGGTGCTGATGGGTGCCGAGTACTGGCAGGGGCTGCTCGACTGGCTGCGCGACACGATGGCCGCCGAGGGCAAGATCGGACCGGTCGACCTGGAGTTGATCTGCGTCACCGACGACGTCGCCGCGGCGGTCCGGCACATCGTGGAGGCCGAGGCCGCGCTCAATACCGAGCAGGAGGCGGTACGCGCCGACGCGGTGGCCCGTACCGCAGCGGACCAGCAGGCGGCAGCCGAGTCGGCCGAGCGGGCCGAGCAGGCGGAGCGCTGA
- the dapE gene encoding succinyl-diaminopimelate desuccinylase → MENPLTPEVLADPVALTRALVDIESVSLNEKAIADCVEEVLRKLPHLATYRHGNTVMARTDLGRASRVVLAGHLDTVPLNNNFPSTLRGDLMYGCGTSDMKSGVAFALHLAATLPDPRYDVTYFFYEAEEIESRYNGLRLVAEAYPEWLTADFALLLEPTHGIVEAGCQGTMRARAVTTGVRAHSARAWHGVNAIHGAGEILRRLSEYQARRVTIDGCDYREGMNAVRINGGVAGNVVPDRCEIEVNYRFAPDRTPAEAEAHLREVLAGYEVTVTDCAPGALPGLEAPPAQEFLAAVGAAPIGKLGWTDVARFAAMGIPALNFGPGDPNLAHHPDEHVEIGKIRDGAATLHRWLASA, encoded by the coding sequence ATGGAGAACCCGCTTACCCCCGAGGTCCTCGCCGATCCGGTGGCGTTGACCCGCGCCCTGGTCGACATCGAGTCGGTCTCGCTCAACGAGAAGGCCATCGCCGACTGCGTCGAGGAGGTGCTGCGGAAGCTGCCCCACCTGGCCACCTACCGGCACGGGAACACGGTGATGGCGCGTACCGACCTGGGGCGGGCGTCCCGGGTGGTGTTGGCCGGTCACCTGGACACCGTGCCGTTGAACAACAACTTCCCGTCCACGCTGCGCGGCGACCTGATGTACGGCTGCGGCACCTCGGACATGAAGTCCGGGGTGGCCTTCGCGCTGCACCTCGCGGCCACCCTGCCCGACCCGCGCTACGACGTGACGTACTTCTTCTACGAGGCCGAGGAGATCGAGTCCCGGTACAACGGCCTGCGGCTGGTGGCCGAGGCGTACCCGGAGTGGTTGACGGCCGACTTCGCCCTGCTGCTCGAACCGACGCACGGGATCGTCGAGGCGGGCTGCCAGGGCACCATGCGGGCGAGGGCGGTCACCACCGGCGTACGGGCCCACTCGGCGCGCGCCTGGCACGGCGTCAACGCGATCCACGGTGCCGGTGAGATCCTGCGGCGGCTGTCGGAGTACCAGGCGCGGCGGGTGACCATCGACGGGTGTGACTACCGCGAGGGTATGAACGCGGTGCGGATCAACGGTGGGGTGGCCGGCAACGTGGTCCCGGACCGGTGCGAGATCGAGGTCAACTACCGTTTCGCGCCGGACCGTACGCCGGCCGAGGCGGAGGCGCACCTGCGCGAGGTGCTCGCCGGGTACGAGGTGACGGTGACCGACTGCGCGCCCGGTGCGCTGCCCGGCTTGGAGGCCCCACCCGCCCAGGAGTTCCTGGCGGCGGTGGGTGCCGCCCCGATCGGCAAGCTGGGGTGGACCGACGTGGCCCGCTTCGCGGCGATGGGGATCCCGGCGCTCAACTTCGGTCCGGGTGATCCCAATCTCGCCCACCACCCGGACGAGCACGTCGAGATCGGCAAGATCCGTGACGGTGCCGCCACGCTGCACCGTTGGCTCGCCTCCGCCTGA
- the dapD gene encoding 2,3,4,5-tetrahydropyridine-2,6-dicarboxylate N-succinyltransferase produces MTSTESAWGIGLATMTADDQVLDTWYPTGKLGLGELPLVPGEDQADVLDLPPGAIGDRALPGLRTVQVITVIGSLDDPIKDASDAYLRLHLLSHRLVRPNELNLDGVFGKLANVAWTSAGPCPPERVDELRVIERAAGRHLAVYGVDKFPRMTDYVVPSGVRIADADRVRLGAHLASGTTVMHEGFVNFNAGTLGTSMVEGRIVQGVVVGDGSDIGGGASIMGTLSGGGTDRVRIGERSLIGANAGVGISLGDDCVVEAGCYITAASKLALPDGRVVKARELSGVDGLLFWRNSITGGLEARPRTGQGITLNAALHAND; encoded by the coding sequence GTGACGTCCACAGAATCCGCGTGGGGCATCGGCCTGGCCACCATGACCGCCGACGACCAGGTGCTCGACACCTGGTATCCGACCGGCAAGCTGGGCCTCGGCGAGCTGCCGTTGGTCCCCGGCGAGGACCAGGCAGACGTGCTGGACCTTCCGCCGGGTGCGATCGGCGACCGGGCCCTGCCGGGTCTGCGTACCGTCCAGGTGATCACCGTGATCGGCTCGCTGGACGACCCGATCAAGGACGCCAGTGACGCGTACCTGCGACTGCACCTGCTCTCCCACCGCCTGGTGCGGCCCAACGAGCTCAACCTCGACGGCGTCTTCGGCAAGCTGGCCAACGTGGCCTGGACCTCCGCCGGGCCGTGCCCGCCGGAGCGGGTCGACGAGCTGCGCGTCATCGAGCGGGCCGCCGGCCGTCACCTGGCCGTGTACGGGGTGGACAAGTTCCCCCGGATGACCGACTACGTGGTGCCCTCGGGTGTCCGGATCGCCGACGCCGACCGGGTCCGCCTCGGCGCCCACCTCGCCTCCGGCACCACCGTGATGCACGAGGGCTTCGTCAACTTCAACGCCGGCACGCTCGGCACCTCCATGGTCGAGGGCCGGATCGTGCAGGGCGTGGTCGTCGGCGACGGTTCCGACATCGGCGGCGGCGCCTCCATCATGGGCACGCTCTCCGGCGGCGGCACCGACAGGGTACGCATCGGCGAGCGCAGCCTGATCGGGGCGAACGCGGGTGTCGGCATCTCGCTGGGCGACGACTGTGTGGTGGAGGCGGGGTGCTACATCACCGCCGCCTCGAAGCTCGCCCTGCCGGACGGCCGGGTGGTCAAGGCCCGCGAGCTGTCCGGAGTCGACGGGCTGCTGTTCTGGCGCAACTCGATCACGGGTGGGCTGGAGGCCCGGCCGCGTACCGGTCAGGGCATCACCCTGAACGCCGCCCTGCACGCGAACGACTGA
- a CDS encoding S8 family serine peptidase, producing MPRKSRLTAIGLVLGLVLGAPGTATAGPSPTAAPGSTPSPAARAASAGNTTVTLITGDRVTVSPSGAASVRPAEGRSGIRFLTQRRQDHLWVVPQDALPLIQAGRVDRRLFDVTGLIAAGYDDRHRSDLPLLMTYPEGAARRTGVPDGVTVTRDLAAIGGVAATLDKQESNRLWAALAGGSARIDAAGGVERLWLDGRRHLTLEHSVPQIGAPAAHQAGFTGRGVRVAVLDTGVDAAHPDLVGRVGAAENFTEEENPGDIVGHGTHVASIIAGSGAASDGRNRGVAPDATLLDGKVCEEYGCPDSAILAGMQWAAVDQQADVINLSLGGTDSPQVDPLELAVDTLTAQTGALFVISAGNSGRAGSVGSPASADSALAVGAVDRDDDLAFFSSQGPRVGDDALKPDITAPGVDIVAARGEGTLLGDPVGEQYVSLSGTSMSAPHVAGAAALLAQQRGDATAAQLKATLMSSAAPHPELTAYQQGAGRVDVARAITQQVTSEPASVSFGRTLWPHADDEPITREVNWHNTGSTALTLDLVLDVTGPDGTPAPAGMFTLGTSSVVVPAGGTASATVTTDTSVDGPDGHYTGRIVARAGDTVALTPLAVHKEVESYTVTVRHLGSDGTPTEDYSTSLLGLDDFVDYFAYDPSGTAEVRVPKGRYGLNSYLFDMETEESAFLVRPELAVTRDTTVTVDARRAKPVRMTVPQRSATPALVDISANFLLDDGGASYGLLAFDFTGISTGQLGRPVSPKRFLGTVGSQWADVEAESSSYLYALAESVPGRMPTGLIRNYRKGDLATVTQKFRSGYPDTVAERAVYPVHEVNVGGWAIILPTEAPGSRVEYYNTKGIRWNGDLTFGVPSDDGWPVGVAFLFSDPTAYRAGKKYQDTWNSAPYGPSFAVPQWPGEGLTRRGDVISLAVPLHGDAAGHHGASVADTSRTALYRNGKLVGESPDNGWGDFEVPAGTATYRMETSVKRSFTDLSTEVAAAWTFRSRHVRGDDPVALPASAIRFTPRLDGAHTAPAGRSFVIPVQVQRQPGAPSARTTSVTVEVSYDGGRTWQRARVKKAGSGWKATVQHPKGTGHVSLRAAARDSGGNTVTQRIIQAYRLK from the coding sequence TTGCCTCGCAAAAGCAGACTGACCGCCATCGGGCTGGTGCTGGGCCTCGTGCTCGGCGCACCGGGCACGGCCACCGCCGGTCCGTCCCCCACCGCCGCACCGGGGTCCACCCCGTCGCCCGCCGCCCGTGCGGCGTCGGCCGGGAACACGACCGTCACCCTGATCACCGGTGACCGCGTCACGGTGAGCCCCTCCGGTGCGGCGAGCGTGCGCCCGGCCGAGGGCCGCTCGGGAATCCGCTTCCTCACCCAACGCCGGCAGGACCACCTCTGGGTGGTGCCGCAGGACGCCCTGCCACTGATCCAGGCGGGCCGCGTCGACCGGCGTCTCTTCGACGTGACCGGGTTGATCGCCGCCGGCTACGACGACCGCCACCGCAGCGACCTGCCGCTGCTGATGACGTACCCGGAGGGCGCCGCGCGGCGGACCGGGGTGCCCGACGGGGTGACCGTCACCCGTGACCTGGCCGCCATCGGCGGCGTCGCGGCCACCCTGGACAAGCAGGAGTCGAATCGGCTCTGGGCCGCCCTGGCCGGTGGCAGTGCGCGGATCGACGCGGCGGGGGGTGTCGAGCGGCTCTGGCTCGACGGCAGGCGACACCTGACTCTGGAGCACAGCGTGCCGCAGATCGGCGCGCCCGCCGCCCACCAGGCCGGCTTCACCGGTCGGGGCGTACGGGTGGCGGTGCTGGACACCGGCGTCGACGCCGCGCACCCCGACCTGGTCGGGCGGGTCGGCGCGGCGGAGAACTTCACCGAGGAGGAGAACCCCGGCGACATCGTCGGCCACGGGACCCACGTCGCGTCGATCATCGCCGGCAGCGGCGCCGCATCCGACGGCCGGAACCGAGGGGTCGCCCCGGACGCGACGCTGCTCGACGGCAAGGTCTGCGAGGAGTACGGCTGCCCCGACTCCGCCATCCTGGCCGGGATGCAGTGGGCCGCCGTCGACCAGCAGGCCGACGTGATCAACCTGAGCCTGGGCGGGACGGACAGCCCGCAGGTCGACCCGTTGGAGCTGGCGGTCGACACGCTGACCGCGCAGACCGGGGCGCTCTTCGTGATCTCGGCCGGCAACAGCGGCCGGGCCGGTTCGGTCGGTTCACCCGCCAGCGCGGACTCCGCACTCGCCGTCGGGGCCGTCGACCGGGACGACGACCTCGCCTTCTTCTCCAGCCAGGGTCCGCGAGTCGGCGACGACGCGCTGAAGCCGGACATCACCGCGCCGGGAGTGGACATCGTCGCCGCCCGGGGCGAGGGCACGCTGCTCGGCGATCCGGTCGGCGAACAGTACGTGTCGCTCTCCGGCACCTCGATGTCCGCGCCGCACGTCGCCGGTGCGGCGGCACTGCTCGCCCAGCAGCGCGGCGACGCCACGGCAGCCCAGCTCAAGGCCACCCTGATGTCCTCCGCCGCGCCCCATCCGGAGCTGACCGCCTATCAGCAGGGCGCCGGACGGGTCGACGTGGCGAGGGCGATCACCCAGCAGGTGACCAGTGAGCCGGCGAGCGTCTCGTTCGGCCGCACCCTCTGGCCGCACGCCGACGACGAGCCGATCACCCGCGAGGTGAACTGGCACAACACCGGGAGCACCGCGCTCACCCTGGACCTCGTCCTCGACGTCACCGGCCCGGACGGGACGCCCGCACCGGCCGGCATGTTCACGCTGGGCACGAGCAGCGTCGTGGTGCCCGCAGGCGGCACGGCGTCCGCCACCGTCACGACCGACACCAGCGTGGACGGCCCGGACGGTCACTACACCGGCCGGATCGTGGCCCGTGCCGGCGACACCGTGGCCCTCACCCCGTTGGCGGTCCACAAGGAGGTGGAGAGCTACACCGTGACGGTGCGGCACCTCGGGTCCGACGGTACGCCGACGGAGGACTACAGCACCTCACTGCTGGGCCTGGACGACTTCGTCGACTACTTCGCGTACGACCCGTCGGGCACCGCCGAGGTCCGCGTGCCCAAGGGCCGGTACGGGTTGAACAGCTACCTGTTCGACATGGAGACCGAGGAGTCCGCGTTCCTCGTCCGGCCGGAGCTGGCCGTCACGAGGGACACCACGGTCACCGTCGACGCCCGCCGGGCGAAGCCGGTGCGGATGACCGTGCCGCAACGGTCGGCGACTCCGGCCCTGGTGGACATCAGCGCGAACTTCCTCCTGGACGACGGCGGCGCCAGCTACGGCCTGCTCGCCTTCGACTTCACCGGCATCAGCACCGGGCAGCTCGGCCGCCCCGTCTCGCCGAAGAGGTTCCTCGGCACGGTGGGCAGTCAGTGGGCCGACGTGGAGGCGGAGAGCAGCTCCTACCTCTATGCCCTGGCGGAGAGCGTCCCGGGTCGGATGCCGACCGGGCTGATCCGGAACTACCGCAAGGGTGACCTGGCCACCGTCACGCAGAAGTTCCGCAGCGGGTACCCGGACACCGTCGCCGAACGGGCCGTCTATCCGGTCCACGAGGTGAACGTCGGCGGCTGGGCGATCATCCTGCCCACCGAGGCCCCCGGCAGCCGGGTCGAGTACTACAACACCAAGGGCATCCGCTGGAACGGTGACCTGACCTTCGGCGTACCGTCCGACGACGGGTGGCCGGTCGGGGTGGCCTTCCTCTTCTCGGACCCGACGGCCTACCGGGCGGGGAAGAAGTACCAGGACACCTGGAACAGCGCTCCCTACGGGCCGTCGTTCGCGGTGCCGCAGTGGCCGGGGGAGGGGCTCACCCGGCGGGGTGACGTGATCAGCCTGGCGGTGCCGCTGCACGGGGACGCCGCGGGGCACCACGGGGCTTCGGTGGCGGACACCTCGCGTACCGCGCTCTACCGCAACGGCAAGCTGGTCGGCGAGAGCCCGGACAACGGCTGGGGTGACTTCGAGGTGCCGGCCGGGACGGCGACGTACCGGATGGAGACCTCAGTGAAGCGCAGCTTCACCGACCTGAGCACGGAGGTCGCCGCCGCCTGGACCTTCCGGTCCCGGCACGTCCGGGGCGACGATCCGGTGGCGTTGCCCGCCTCGGCGATCAGGTTCACGCCTCGGCTCGACGGGGCGCACACCGCCCCGGCCGGCCGGTCCTTCGTGATCCCGGTCCAGGTGCAGCGGCAGCCCGGTGCGCCGTCGGCGCGGACCACCTCGGTGACCGTCGAGGTCTCCTACGACGGTGGCCGGACCTGGCAGCGGGCCCGGGTGAAGAAGGCCGGCAGCGGCTGGAAGGCCACCGTGCAGCATCCGAAGGGCACCGGCCACGTGTCCCTGCGGGCCGCCGCCCGGGACAGCGGCGGCAACACGGTGACCCAGCGGATCATCCAGGCGTACCGCCTGAAGTGA
- a CDS encoding sugar O-acetyltransferase: MASMKERMLAGEPYLAEGPEILADLQRAARLMERVNTSPADDPDARLAALRELLGELGEDTWIRPPFYCDYGYHIRIGPRSFVNFNAVFLDVAPITIGADVQVGPNVQLLTPTHPVDPEQRRAKWEAAKPITIGDNVWLGGGAIVLAGVTVGENTVVGAGAVVTKDLPANVVAVGNPARPVRQLDQ, encoded by the coding sequence GTGGCATCCATGAAGGAACGCATGCTGGCCGGAGAGCCGTACCTCGCCGAGGGGCCGGAGATCCTCGCCGACCTCCAACGCGCCGCCCGACTGATGGAACGCGTCAACACCAGCCCCGCCGACGACCCCGACGCCCGGCTCGCCGCACTGCGGGAACTGCTCGGCGAACTCGGCGAGGACACCTGGATCCGCCCGCCGTTCTACTGCGACTACGGCTACCACATCCGGATCGGGCCACGCAGCTTCGTGAACTTCAACGCGGTCTTCCTCGACGTCGCACCGATCACGATCGGCGCGGACGTGCAGGTCGGCCCGAACGTACAACTGCTCACCCCGACCCACCCGGTGGACCCGGAGCAGCGCCGGGCGAAGTGGGAGGCGGCCAAGCCGATCACCATCGGCGACAACGTCTGGCTGGGCGGCGGGGCGATCGTCCTGGCCGGTGTCACCGTCGGGGAGAACACGGTGGTCGGCGCGGGTGCCGTGGTAACCAAGGACCTGCCCGCCAACGTCGTCGCCGTCGGCAACCCGGCCCGCCCGGTCCGCCAACTGGACCAATAA